One Ranitomeya variabilis isolate aRanVar5 chromosome 4, aRanVar5.hap1, whole genome shotgun sequence genomic window, taatactgcccctatgtacaagaatataactgctttaatactgctcctatgtacaggaatataactactataatactgctcctatatacaagaatataactactataatactgcccctatgtacaggaatatagctactataatactgtccctatgtacaagaatataactactataatactgcccctatgtacaagaatataactactataatactgtccctatgtacaagaatataactactataatacttcccctatgtacaagaatatagctactataatactgctcctatatacaagaatataaatactataatactgcttcctatgtacaagaatataactactataatactgctcctatatacaagaatataactactataatactgcttcctatgtacaagaatataactactataatactgcccctatgtacaagaatataactactataatactgctcctatatacaagaatataactactataatactgcttcctatgtacaagaatataactactataatactgctcctatgtacaagaatataactactctaatactgctcctatgtacaagaatataactactataatactaccatatgtacaagaatataactattataatactgctcctatgtacaagaaaataactactataatactgcctcctatgtacaagaatataactactataatactgccccctatatacaagaatataactactataatactgcttcctatgtacaagaatataactactataatactgcccctatgtacaagaatataactactataatactgctcctatatacaagaatataactactataatactgcttcctatgtacaagaatataactactataatactgctcctatatacaagaatataactactctaatactgctcctatgtacaagaatataactactataatactgctcctatgtacaagaatataactactataatactgctcctatgtacaagaatataactgctttaatactgctcctatgtacaggaatataactactataatactgctcctatatacaagaatataactactataatactgcccctatgtacaagaatatagctactacaatactgtccctatgtacaagaatataactactataatactgcccctatgtacaagaatataactactataatactaccatatgtacaagaatataactattataatactgctcctatgtacaagaaaataactactataatactgcctcctatgtacaagaatataactactataatactgccccctatatacaagaatataactactataatactgcttcctatgtacaagaatataactactataatactgcccctatgtacaagaatataactactataatactgctcctatatacaagaatataactactataatactgcttcctatgtacaagaatataactactataatactgctcctatatacaagaatataactactctaatactgctcctatgtacaagaatataactactataatactgctcctatgtacaagaatataactactataatactgctcctatgtacaagaatataactgctttaatactgctcctatgtacaggaatataactactataatactgctcctatatacaagaatataactactataatactgcccctatgtacaagaatatagctactacaatactgtccctatgtacaagaatataactactataatactgcccctatgtacaagaatataactactataatactgtccctatgtacaagaatataactactataatacttcccctatgtacaagaatatagctactataatactgctcctatatacaagaatataaatactataatactgcttcctatgtacaatataactacaataatactgcttcctatgtacaagaatataactactataatactgctcctatatacaagaatataactactataatactgcttcctatgtacaagaatataactactataatactgctcctatatacaagaatataactactataatactgatcctatgtacaagaatataactactataatactgctcctatgtacaagaaaataactactataatactgcccctatgtacaagaatataactactataatactgatcctatgtacaagaatataactactataatactgcccctatgtacaggaatataactactataatactgctcctatgtacaagaatataactactataatactgctcctatgtacatgaatatacctactataatactgctcctatgtacaagaatataactactataatactgctcctatgtacaagaatatacctactataatactgctcctatgtacaagaatataactactataatactgctcctatgtacaagaatataactactataatactgctcctatgtacaagaatataactactatagtactgcccctatgtacaagaatataactgctataatactgctcctatgtacaggaatataactactataatactgctcctatatacaagaatataactactataatactgctcctatgtacaagaatataactactataatactgctcctatgtacaagaatataactactataacactgctcctgtgtacaagaatataactataatactgccccctatgtacaagaacataactactataatactgttcctatgtacaagaatataactactataatactgcccctatgtacaagaatataactactataatactgctcctatgtacaagaatataactactataatactgcccctatgtacaagaatataactactataatactgctcctatatacaagaatataactactataatactgctcctatatacaagaatataactactataatactgcccctatgtagaggaatataactactataatactgatcctacatacaagaatataactactataatactgcccttattgaGTAAAGTTACTTTTTATGTTCACATTTTACTCACTGGAGATGAAGAACAGGATTCCTGCAGCAAATGACCTGTTAAACCTCTGGAACGTAGAGAAATGGGCAAAGGACAAGATGCCGGCGATGATCCCAGCAAAGCAGGACAATGTGGACAGGATCATGAAGGCTCGCGTGGCGTTCCAATACGCTACAAGAGAAACACAAACCTGTATTGTATATTGGCCAGAACAGTTGAACTTCTCTACTTCTGCTAATGAAGagatgcagtgtaaagcatggtggagagaAAAAGCAACAACCTGATTTTCTGATTAGGCAGGAGGTTGACATTTACTAGGATTTTAATGAATCCGACACTGGAGGTGTCATTTTAGATAGTACGGTCATGGCTACCTACCGATGGTCTCCGTTTGCAAGTAACATTTTCCGGTCACGCAATATCTCCACAGTCCTTGATGCGCGAACGTCCCAGACAATCGATACTGCATCCAGTAGTCCGTGGCGGTGGAAACAACTAAGAGGATGTTACCCACGCAGGCGCAGAAGAGGCCTCCACCCATGAAACTGTACATCCTGACAGCAGAAGATGTCTGAAAAGAGGACAGGTGAGATATACGGAAACTTGTATAGGACCGACTGATAATCCAGAATATTTGGTAATCCAGCGCGGAGTCTCACAATGAGATATATGACCATTCTAAACATCGGAGGATAACTGCTTTAATTTGGCAATAGAAACATTTAAGAATTGCAAAAGTGAGGAATATCTGTAACCTGTCAGTCTATTCCAACTGATAAaaagtaaaacaaataaaaaatagaatacatagatatagagatgagctaaaaaaaatattaaaatattcttATTTTCGTTGTTCTtaaaaaacaataacaaaataaataaataaataaataaataaataaaaagagcaCTTAATTAAAAAAtttataattaatatatatatatattttttttaaatacaacgaAAGCAAATCGTACACTTTCAGCTTCTTATAGAAGTTGTTTTGTGGTTTTACAAACACTATTGGGTATTTTTTGCTTATTAAACTTTTCAAAAAAGATgtgaaatgataataataatagtgataaaATGATAGATAAAATCATCAATTTGCTCAAATAAAAATCAAAACTTTCCTAGAAAGAAAAGTGCAAAAAAGAAACGTATAGAAACCATCTAGTGTCTCGGTAAAAGGTTTTGTAACTTTTTTGGGGAGCACAATTGTATCAAATATATGCGCTCGGCATTTAGATTTAACGATGACATTTCTGTTACATAGTTTAacaattttgaaaaataaaatattaaaaagataCATTGTATCGGAAACATCGTAGAAATCCTACATTTTTGTAACATTGTTTGCAGCCTGCTCCTACGTAAATCATCGTTTCGCTGCTGTGGAGGAACCTCTGAGGGTCTCGTGATGAAGACGTAAGTCAGGTGACCACAGCATTTTCCGAGTGTGTGGGGTCCCGGACAATCCCCTTACCTGTTTGACGTGTCCTTAGAAGAGGTGAGCAGACACCAAATTCTCACTCCGAAGCCGAGCAACGCTGAAAGGAATCAGACTAGGCTGCAGTCCAAAAAAACCATCATGCTCCCAACCGTTGTGAGTGGTTTCTGTCGACGCAGGTGAAATCTTTTTAGCTCAGGAAACCACCCTCTCTCCGGGCAGATAGAAAGGGGTCAATTGATCGCCCCCCTGTTCCCTCCAGTCCGAGAGCTCGTTGGGTTCCTGATAAAGGTATGTGCTTAGCTGGCACTCTGGCACCATGAATGGATGTGATGAGGATGACAGTTTTTTCCAGAGAAGCAGGCCCCACGGAACAATGACGGCCAAGGTTAACCCCTTTATGGCTGacagatttttttgtgtgtgtcaggGTCTGCACATGATCATGCTATAAATTAGTCATGGCTGATCAAGAAGGTGGCATATAGGATGACCCGAATCATTACATAGATTTACCTACGTTCTGCCAATCATCTCTGCTGAAACTACGGCGCTACATCGGGTCTAAAGACACGTTCGGTGAAGCTATTCCATATTCCAAAGGTAAAAAAAGGCAAACCCCTACTATGACTTACAGTCGTGAACATAAATGTTGGGACTTTCTGGTAAATAAGAAAActccacaatggtcactgaaataacttgtaATTGATAAAAGTAATTTCTAATTTACTGAATATCAATGAGAATCTGATTTTGCTTTTGGattgtggttcaacagaaaaatAGAAATAACTAATACAAATGGCCAGAGCAAAAATGATGGTTCCCTTAGCTTAATACTTTGTCGGAGGACTTTTTAGGCAGTCATTGCGATTTCTAGAACTCTCAGTAAGACTTCTTCCCCCTTCCACATTTCTGTAACTCCTAGTGAGACTTCTTCCCCGTCCACATTTCTGTAACTCTCGATAAGACTACTTCCCCATCCACATTTCTGTAACTCTCAGAGTGACATCTTCCCTGTCCACATTTCTGTAACTCTCGATGAGACGTCTTTACCGTCCACATTTCTGTAACTCTCGATGAGACTTCTTTC contains:
- the LOC143768691 gene encoding lens fiber membrane intrinsic protein-like; this encodes MYSFMGGGLFCACVGNILLVVSTATDYWMQYRLSGTFAHQGLWRYCVTGKCYLQTETIAYWNATRAFMILSTLSCFAGIIAGILSFAHFSTFQRFNRSFAAGILFFISTLFVLLAMAIYTGVTVNFLGKRFGDWRFSWSYILGWVALLMTFFAGIFYMCAYRMHECRRGTGPR